The Prochlorococcus sp. MIT 1341 genomic interval GCATGGCACCTTTATTTCTTAAAGCTTCCTCGGATGCTTTAGCTAAATCATTTAGGCCAAGATTACATGGTGTAATTGTGCTATAACCATTTGCAATACCGATAATTGGCTTGTTGAAATCATCATCATTAAACCCAACTGCACGAAGCATGGCTCGGTTTGGTGAGCGTTGAATCCCTCCGGTTATGGCGCTTGATCGAAGCATGATTGAGTTGTTGAGGTCTGGATTTTTGAAAAGGATAGAACTTGATTTTTAATTTCGTGCACCAAGATCTTCAAGTTGTTTCCTTACATCTGCTATTGCTGCATTGAGTTGCTCAACACGTTCTTCTAGCTGCTCACTGGTTTCAGTTTTCAATTTTGGCGATGAAGTCTCAAGAGCCTCGGAACCATCTTGCATTCGTGGGGCATATAGCATTGCTCTCTGCTTTCGTGTCTTTTGTCGACGTTCGGCTTCAGAAAAAAGCCACCAGGCCAAGCCTGCGGCTCCTAGGATGGCACCAGTTACCAGTGAGGTAAGACTGCTAGTTGAACCTTCGCGATATTGACTCATGGGAGCAGAAGCATTCCTCTAATCCTAGGTCGGGTCTGTTGTTCTGGTGTTCAGTCGCAACACTGGATTTCCAATTCCTGGTTTAATTTCACCATTTGGTGCTAGCTCAGGGTCTATGCAAGCACAATGAATAGTTAGATCTGGAATCACTTCTCCAATTCGTTTAAGGCCAGGACTAGAAGCCAAGGGAGTAATCAAACGAATTCGCCTAGCTTCTACGTTCTGCATACTAAGCCTTTTCAGCTCTTTAATAATTCGTTCTCCAGTGGCAATTTGGTCGATAAATAAAATTATTCCTTCATTATTTTTTATATTAGAAGGCACACCTTCTAGGCATAAGTCTGCGTTGGGAAGAACGCTTCTTGCTCCATTCCAGAGATGAACTCCGGTTGGAAGTATTGGGATTGCGATTAGAGGGATAGATGCTTCGACAATGGTTCCCTGTGTCTTCCCCTGAGGTGTGGTTATTTCTTCTACACGGGTTGGTATCCAATCTCTTATTGCTTCGTAAGTAAGCCATTTCCCAAGTTCTTCTAAGCCTGTTGCGTATATCGCTGGTGGTGTAGTTGATGTCCTTAGGAGAGTAAGCCAGTGAAAAATTAATGGATGTGGAGGGACGATAACTCTCAGTGCAATAGTCATGAGGTCGAAATAGCTGTTGATAGAGATCGAAGTTGGGAAAATTTTGGTTTAAGATCTATTTTTGCAGTACTTTTTAATTCCTCCATGTGGAATCAGTTAATTGCTTTTGTAGGGCCTCTTATTTCCCTTTGCACAATAGGATTTTTTGCTTCCATTGCATTGGCGATTACTCCACCAGAGATTAGAGGCCAGGGTGATCTGCCAATTTCACCCGACATGCATGGGCGAGATTTAAATAATTATGAGTTTGTAAAGTCAGATTTACGAGGTTTTGACTTTAGTGATGCTGATTTGCGAGGAGCTGTTTTCAATAATAGTCAGCTTCAGCAGGCAAACTTGCATGGTGCAGATTTGGAGGATGTTGTTGCTTTCGCAAGTATTTTTGAGGGAGCTAATCTTACAGATGCTAATTTTACAAATTGCTTATTAATGGAAAGTAACTTTAATGATGCCCAGATTGCTGGAGCAGATTTTACTAATGCAGTTATCGATAAGTCTCAACAGAAGAACCTTTGCATGAGGGCTGAAGGTACTAACTCCCAGACGGGAATTAGTACTTATGAAAGTCTTGCTTGTTCAGGTTAAGAAGGACTTTTAGAGGATTTTTATGGCTAAACGACTTCCTGTAACAGTTATCACTGGATTTCTAGGTAGTGGCAAGACAACACTTCTTCGACATTTGCTTTTAGAGGGGAAGCAACGGTTGGCAGTGATGGTTAATGAGTTTGGGAGTATTGGTTTAGATGGTGATCTAATTCGGAGTTGTGGTTTTTGTCCTGATGATGAGATTAATGGACGTTTAGTTGAATTAAATAATGGTTGTCTTTGTTGCACTGTTCAGGAGGACTTCCTCCCTACCATGGAAAGGTTGTTGAAAATTTCTGACCAGTTAGATGGAATAGTTGTTGAAACTAGTGGTTTAGCTTTGCCAAGGCCTCTTCTTCAGGCCCTTGATTGGCCTGAGGTACGAGCAGCTGTTTACGTTAATGGAGTAGTCACAATGGTTGATGGAGAAGCTCTTTCGGCAGGAAGTCCAGTGGGCGATCCAGAAGGCTTAAGACTTCAACGTGAGGCAGATCCCAATTTGGATCATCTGACGCCAGTTGAGGAGTTGTTTTCAGATCAATTAGAGTCTGCGGATTTGGTATTAATTAGTAGAGCTGACATTTTAGATAGCACAGTTTTAGAAGGCTTAAAAGTTGATTTAAAGGACTTTGTCCGCCCTGGAACCCCATTGATACCCGCCAATAATGGTCAAATTGACCCTTCTTTGGTTTTAGGGCTTGAGAAAGGAGTTCAAGACACCAATAATGACTCTTCACATTTAGACGATCAGCATGATGATGATCACCACCATGTTGAGGTTTTTGACGGTGTAGTTCGTTTAGAAATAGACATAGATACTGAGAAGCTAAAAGGTCATTTACGTGAATTAGTTTTGCGTCATCAGGTCGTTCGCCTAAAGGGTCGAGTCTGGTTGCATGAAAAAACTTTTCCGTTGCAAATTCAAATGGTTGGACCTCGCATTGATACCTGGTTTGAGGCTGCTCCTGATAATGCTTGGAAACCTTCTGTTGATGGTGTGGATTTTGTCGTGCTCTCTTTTCAGGAGAATGCGGATCACCAAATTGAAGAAGCTTTAGTAAAGGCTTTCTCTAAACAGGAAAATTTTTAGAAGTTCTTGATCAGCAGAAAGCACTTGTAGAACTTTTCCCCTTGATGAATACTCTTAAGTTTACCCCTGCTTCTAATGATGCTTTTAGAAGTTCTTCTTTTTGGTTGAGTTCGAGCCCTTCCCAGAAAGCATTGAAAACCTCTATAGAGGCTTTCCCAATGCCTACTACACCAACTATTGAGAAAGGAACACTCAACCATGGGAAACAGAGTAGTAAGACTCCCAATAGGAAGGTTGTAGTTACTCCATTGGAGATAGAGGTAGCAACTGAGGAAGTAAGGATTTGAATCTGTTCGTATCTAGAGATTAGTCCTTTTTTCCGTAGCGTTTCAGTCTTAAACCCTGTGAGAAGGCTCTGGTAGAGACCATAGATAACAACTGAACTTAATGTTGCTTTTTTTAAAAAATTAAAATTGCTTATTCCACTCTGGTAGTTATAGAGGTTCACTTGCGCCGAGTTGAAAGGTGCAAGTGCTGTAGACCCAAATTTGGAATTAAAATTTCGCAATGGTTTGAGTTTCCTGGAAATCTCTCCATTGGTCTTATTTCAGCAGGAAATCACAGTAATGCAAACAATCGAGTTTTTTTTGAACATCAGTTGAAGTAAATTCTTAAGAAACCTATTTGGAAGTCTGTTTTTCGAATCACTTTGCCAAAAGGACTAAAGAAATCAACAATTGCCTCAATGGGGTTGTTCATTCTGTTTGGATTAGCGATCGTTGATCTGCAAAGAAGGGGATTCGATTGTGGATTTCCTCCCAAATTTTAACAAAATCAGGAGATTAAGTGGCCCAGCTGACTGCAAAAACAAAAGAGAAGCTCTGTTGTTTTGATCAGGTGAATTTCAAATCGGATTCAATCTGTTCTCATTGTGGTGGGAATGGCTATACAAAGAGCTCTCCAAATTGCTACCGCACATGTTTTGATTGCCTAGGTAGAGGTATATCTTTAAGCTCTGCTCTGAATTGAATTTGGGATTTCTCCTCGTTTCAGATTCTAATAAGGCTTTCTTTCAGAAGGGTTTTCACAATTGCCCTACATGATTTTTTTTTAATTTAATGGCTAACTTTCAAGCTCGTGTTTTTGTCAATCTTAGGCCTTCTGTCCTT includes:
- a CDS encoding uracil phosphoribosyltransferase, with protein sequence MTIALRVIVPPHPLIFHWLTLLRTSTTPPAIYATGLEELGKWLTYEAIRDWIPTRVEEITTPQGKTQGTIVEASIPLIAIPILPTGVHLWNGARSVLPNADLCLEGVPSNIKNNEGIILFIDQIATGERIIKELKRLSMQNVEARRIRLITPLASSPGLKRIGEVIPDLTIHCACIDPELAPNGEIKPGIGNPVLRLNTRTTDPT
- the cobW gene encoding cobalamin biosynthesis protein CobW; its protein translation is MAKRLPVTVITGFLGSGKTTLLRHLLLEGKQRLAVMVNEFGSIGLDGDLIRSCGFCPDDEINGRLVELNNGCLCCTVQEDFLPTMERLLKISDQLDGIVVETSGLALPRPLLQALDWPEVRAAVYVNGVVTMVDGEALSAGSPVGDPEGLRLQREADPNLDHLTPVEELFSDQLESADLVLISRADILDSTVLEGLKVDLKDFVRPGTPLIPANNGQIDPSLVLGLEKGVQDTNNDSSHLDDQHDDDHHHVEVFDGVVRLEIDIDTEKLKGHLRELVLRHQVVRLKGRVWLHEKTFPLQIQMVGPRIDTWFEAAPDNAWKPSVDGVDFVVLSFQENADHQIEEALVKAFSKQENF
- a CDS encoding pentapeptide repeat-containing protein — encoded protein: MWNQLIAFVGPLISLCTIGFFASIALAITPPEIRGQGDLPISPDMHGRDLNNYEFVKSDLRGFDFSDADLRGAVFNNSQLQQANLHGADLEDVVAFASIFEGANLTDANFTNCLLMESNFNDAQIAGADFTNAVIDKSQQKNLCMRAEGTNSQTGISTYESLACSG